The Nitriliruptor alkaliphilus DSM 45188 genome includes a region encoding these proteins:
- a CDS encoding ABC transporter ATP-binding protein, which produces MSEPPLSLQGISKNYGSVVAVDDVSLQVSAGSRHAIIGPNGAGKSTLFALVAGTLRPTSGSVTMYGEDVTRLADHQRARRGLARTFQHSTIFASMTVLENVMLAAQRRHGRPAKAIGGQSAASRQAADAALSEVGLLDRPTVPAGSLSHGERRQLEVALALAVDPRILLFDEPTAGMSAAETARFVELVRNLPRQITVLIIEHDLDVVFTLADRVTVLHLGAVVADGAPEQIRDSELVQQIYLGAPPDAELGAGDAGSGVVT; this is translated from the coding sequence GTGAGCGAACCGCCCCTGAGCCTTCAGGGCATCTCGAAGAACTACGGCTCGGTGGTGGCCGTCGACGATGTCAGCCTCCAGGTGTCGGCAGGTTCCCGCCACGCCATCATCGGACCGAACGGGGCGGGGAAATCCACGCTGTTCGCGCTCGTTGCGGGCACGCTCCGGCCGACGTCGGGCTCCGTCACGATGTACGGCGAAGACGTCACCCGGTTGGCTGATCATCAGCGTGCCCGACGCGGTCTGGCCAGGACCTTCCAGCACTCGACCATCTTCGCTTCGATGACGGTGCTCGAGAACGTGATGCTGGCCGCGCAACGTCGTCACGGCAGGCCCGCCAAAGCGATCGGCGGCCAGTCAGCTGCGTCGAGGCAGGCGGCCGATGCAGCCCTGAGCGAGGTCGGCTTGCTGGATCGCCCGACGGTTCCAGCGGGTTCGCTGTCCCACGGTGAGCGACGTCAACTCGAGGTCGCGTTGGCACTCGCGGTCGATCCCAGGATCCTGCTCTTCGACGAGCCCACCGCAGGGATGTCAGCTGCGGAGACGGCGCGGTTCGTGGAGCTGGTGCGCAACCTACCGAGGCAGATCACGGTGTTGATCATCGAGCACGACCTGGACGTCGTCTTCACGCTCGCTGACCGAGTGACGGTGCTGCATCTCGGTGCTGTGGTGGCCGACGGGGCTCCGGAGCAGATCCGAGATTCCGAGCTCGTCCAACAGATCTATCTCGGCGCGCCACCCGACGCGGAACTCGGCGCCGGCGATGCCGGCTCGGGGGTGGTGACGTGA
- a CDS encoding branched-chain amino acid ABC transporter permease: MSQILADCRRPTVMITAAVMALLAAAPLLGASNYSIAILTSLLGFMLLGMSINLVAGHAGLLTLAHAAYAGVGAYASVLVSRNLTHSALVQLAAAVVAATAVAAATGWIAVRAYKMYFLMLSLAIGELLFRAAMRWRSFTGGNDGLGAGAPMELVPGTPILLSGYVYWLAFLVFAVCAGLVLLVVRSPFGSSLRGIRDNEERMRGLGYSTAYYKYAVWTFSGAIAGAAGWILAAQMPRFITPATMSFHLSALLLLAVIIAGRGSMWGGCVGVAIVILMTDVVSQDLGGHGPLLLGLIFVLAVYLVPHGLAGIGRERRRRRKEADGPPEPSRPEDAGEPEPAKEVTT, from the coding sequence ATGAGTCAGATCCTGGCCGATTGTCGACGGCCGACGGTGATGATCACCGCGGCGGTCATGGCCCTTCTCGCGGCAGCACCGCTCCTCGGTGCCAGTAACTACTCCATCGCGATCCTCACCAGCCTGCTGGGCTTCATGCTGCTCGGCATGTCGATCAACCTGGTGGCCGGGCATGCCGGACTGCTCACCCTCGCCCACGCTGCGTACGCGGGCGTCGGTGCGTACGCCAGCGTGCTCGTCTCGCGCAACCTGACGCACAGCGCACTGGTGCAGCTCGCCGCCGCCGTGGTGGCGGCCACGGCCGTCGCCGCGGCCACCGGCTGGATCGCCGTGCGGGCCTACAAGATGTACTTCCTCATGCTGTCGTTGGCGATCGGCGAGTTGCTGTTCCGCGCGGCGATGCGGTGGCGTTCGTTCACCGGGGGGAACGACGGGCTCGGGGCAGGGGCTCCCATGGAGCTCGTCCCCGGCACGCCGATCCTGCTCTCCGGCTACGTCTACTGGCTCGCTTTCCTGGTCTTCGCGGTGTGCGCGGGCCTGGTCCTGCTGGTCGTGCGATCGCCCTTCGGGTCATCCTTGCGCGGGATCCGGGACAACGAGGAGAGGATGCGGGGGCTCGGCTACTCGACGGCGTACTACAAGTACGCGGTCTGGACCTTCTCGGGTGCGATCGCCGGTGCCGCCGGCTGGATCCTCGCCGCGCAGATGCCTCGGTTCATCACGCCGGCAACGATGTCCTTCCACCTGTCGGCGCTCTTGCTCCTGGCGGTGATCATCGCTGGACGAGGTTCGATGTGGGGTGGCTGCGTCGGGGTGGCGATCGTGATCCTGATGACCGACGTCGTGAGCCAGGATCTGGGCGGCCATGGCCCCTTGCTTCTCGGACTGATCTTCGTCCTCGCTGTCTACCTGGTCCCCCACGGCCTCGCCGGCATCGGCCGCGAACGACGGCGACGCCGCAAGGAGGCCGATGGACCGCCGGAACCTTCCCGGCCTGAGGATGCCGGGGAACCGGAGCCAGCGAAGGAGGTGACGACGTGA
- a CDS encoding ABC transporter ATP-binding protein has translation MSVLEVQDLAGGYPGTRVLDGVNLSVADGAVLSLLGRNGVGKTTFVHTIMGMLPGTGSIRFAGEELIGRSTYQIARAGLALVPQGRRVFGPLTVEENLQIAARNARPGKWTPESVYELFPQLADRRANRGSVLSGGEQEMLSIGRALVTNPRLLLLDEPSDGLAPSIVNLVGDVVRSLASEGVTILLVEQNVALALRVATETAVMSKGRITFRGNPEELRSDDGLVRDLLGVG, from the coding sequence GTGAGCGTGCTAGAGGTGCAGGACCTGGCCGGGGGCTACCCGGGCACGCGAGTTCTGGATGGCGTGAACCTGTCGGTGGCCGATGGTGCCGTGCTGAGCCTGCTCGGCCGCAACGGCGTCGGCAAGACGACGTTCGTCCACACGATCATGGGCATGTTGCCAGGCACCGGCAGCATCCGCTTCGCCGGTGAGGAGCTGATCGGCAGATCGACGTACCAGATCGCGCGGGCCGGCCTGGCCTTGGTGCCCCAAGGGCGCAGGGTGTTCGGGCCGCTGACGGTCGAGGAGAACCTGCAGATCGCTGCTCGCAACGCGCGGCCAGGCAAGTGGACGCCGGAGTCCGTCTACGAGCTGTTCCCGCAACTGGCCGATCGTCGCGCCAACCGCGGCAGCGTGCTGTCTGGCGGCGAGCAGGAGATGCTCTCGATCGGCAGGGCGTTGGTGACCAACCCACGGCTGCTGCTGCTCGACGAGCCTTCGGACGGGCTCGCGCCCTCGATCGTCAACCTCGTTGGCGACGTGGTTCGGTCGTTGGCGAGCGAGGGTGTGACGATCCTGCTGGTCGAGCAGAACGTCGCTCTCGCTCTGAGGGTCGCAACGGAGACGGCGGTGATGTCCAAGGGGCGCATCACGTTCCGCGGCAACCCCGAGGAACTCCGGTCGGACGACGGCCTCGTCCGAGAC
- a CDS encoding ABC transporter substrate-binding protein: MKVGLLVAKSGTFAAVGRDMENGFTLYLEQNDNMLGGREVELVTVDEGETPQTGVAGVNRLVQQDAVDVLVGVVAGPTAIGGRDIFDSGQVPTLLANTGAVAFTDELASEWIWRTSQDNREPGQALAQKLAEDDSVGDVFLIAPDYSSGYEMLDGFKEHFPEDRVVGEVYTPFGTTSDFSGYLAQIRSSGADSIYSFFAGADAINFVTQYHQFGLADEVTHYSAGYVTDGPVLEAQGDTALGVFNSVRYNWDFENPENQAFVSTYVEKFDGLPTGFAASMYDTALILDRAISEVDGEVTRAAINEALGNIGTVSGVRGELSFDETRTIVQGWHLTEVQQTDDGLRNVTIEPLPNP, translated from the coding sequence GTGAAGGTGGGCCTGCTCGTGGCGAAATCCGGGACGTTCGCCGCGGTAGGCCGGGATATGGAGAACGGGTTCACGCTGTACCTGGAGCAGAACGACAACATGCTCGGCGGAAGAGAAGTCGAGCTGGTCACCGTGGACGAAGGCGAGACCCCGCAGACGGGCGTCGCCGGGGTCAATCGTCTCGTGCAGCAGGACGCCGTCGACGTTCTCGTCGGTGTCGTTGCCGGGCCGACCGCCATCGGCGGTCGCGACATCTTCGACTCGGGCCAGGTGCCGACCCTGCTGGCCAACACCGGCGCTGTGGCCTTCACCGACGAACTCGCCTCAGAGTGGATCTGGCGCACGTCCCAGGACAACAGAGAACCGGGACAGGCGTTGGCGCAGAAGTTGGCCGAGGACGACAGCGTCGGCGACGTGTTCCTGATCGCCCCGGACTACTCCAGTGGCTACGAGATGCTCGACGGGTTCAAGGAGCACTTCCCCGAGGATCGCGTCGTCGGTGAGGTGTACACCCCCTTCGGAACCACCTCCGACTTCTCCGGTTACCTCGCACAGATCCGGTCGTCGGGGGCGGACAGCATCTACTCGTTCTTCGCAGGCGCCGACGCCATCAACTTCGTCACGCAGTACCACCAGTTCGGGCTCGCTGATGAGGTCACCCACTACAGCGCGGGCTACGTCACCGACGGTCCTGTTCTCGAGGCGCAGGGTGATACCGCTCTCGGTGTCTTCAACTCCGTGCGCTACAACTGGGACTTCGAGAACCCCGAGAACCAGGCGTTCGTCTCGACGTACGTCGAGAAGTTCGATGGGCTGCCCACCGGTTTCGCCGCGTCGATGTACGACACCGCCCTCATCCTCGACCGTGCCATCTCCGAGGTCGACGGCGAGGTCACGCGGGCTGCGATCAACGAGGCCCTCGGGAACATCGGTACGGTCAGCGGCGTGCGTGGCGAGCTGAGTTTCGACGAGACTCGCACGATCGTGCAGGGCTGGCATCTCACCGAGGTGCAGCAGACCGACGACGGGCTGCGCAACGTCACCATCGAGCCCCTGCCCAACCCGTGA
- a CDS encoding branched-chain amino acid ABC transporter permease, which translates to MAWVIANLGVLLNGVAVGLLLFMMAVGLTILLGLLNVLNLAHGSFFLVGAYLGYRIAGETAATWGSFVAAVGVAMVLGGLLGIGLMMLMRPLIGRGHMDEALLTLGLALVISELLLLTFGKDDHAMAAPGALAQSVRVAGSSYPAYRLAVIVVGVVVAAAVWYVLERTSAGAVVRATVADPQMVEAVGISVRNVALITFGVASALAVGSGVLAAPIKGASAGLGTEILLLALVVIVVGGVGSVGGTMIGALIIGMVENLGVVLMPATASFLLFGAMALIITFRPGGLFPNSAAVGR; encoded by the coding sequence ATGGCTTGGGTGATCGCGAACCTGGGAGTGCTGCTCAACGGTGTTGCCGTGGGGCTGCTGCTCTTCATGATGGCGGTCGGGTTGACCATCCTGCTCGGTCTGCTCAACGTCCTGAACCTCGCTCACGGGTCGTTCTTCCTCGTCGGTGCCTACCTCGGCTACCGGATCGCCGGAGAGACGGCGGCGACGTGGGGCAGCTTCGTCGCCGCCGTCGGCGTCGCCATGGTGCTCGGCGGATTGTTGGGCATCGGACTGATGATGCTCATGCGTCCGCTGATCGGCCGCGGCCACATGGACGAGGCGCTGCTCACGCTGGGTCTGGCGTTGGTGATCAGCGAGCTGTTGTTGCTGACGTTCGGCAAGGACGACCACGCGATGGCGGCGCCGGGCGCTCTGGCTCAATCTGTCCGGGTGGCTGGTTCGTCCTACCCGGCCTACCGGCTGGCCGTCATCGTGGTGGGGGTGGTGGTCGCCGCGGCGGTGTGGTACGTCCTGGAGCGGACGTCCGCGGGCGCGGTGGTGCGTGCGACGGTCGCCGACCCCCAGATGGTCGAGGCCGTGGGGATCAGCGTCCGCAACGTCGCGCTCATCACGTTCGGTGTGGCCTCCGCACTGGCCGTCGGCAGCGGCGTGCTCGCTGCCCCGATCAAGGGCGCCTCTGCCGGGCTCGGTACCGAGATCCTCCTGCTGGCCCTCGTCGTGATCGTGGTAGGCGGCGTGGGCTCCGTTGGCGGCACGATGATCGGCGCACTCATCATCGGAATGGTGGAGAACCTCGGGGTCGTGCTGATGCCCGCGACAGCGTCGTTCCTGCTGTTCGGGGCGATGGCGCTGATCATCACGTTCCGCCCCGGCGGCCTGTTCCCGAACAGCGCGGCGGTCGGGCGATGA